From a single Lewinella sp. LCG006 genomic region:
- a CDS encoding GNAT family N-acetyltransferase, translating into MNPHLTIKSVLETELPLLRDLAEETFVGAFGPVNTPENMHQYVSNTFAMEQVRASFQQEGATYFFGWKDGEAIAYLKLNEGAAQTEGDLENALEIERIYVKATHQGQNIGQQLLAFALHKARQTHKSWLWLGVWDQNKAAIRFYERHGFSTFGQHEFYLGSDFQNDLLMRLKL; encoded by the coding sequence ATGAATCCCCACCTTACAATAAAATCTGTTCTGGAAACAGAGCTTCCACTACTACGTGATTTAGCGGAGGAAACCTTCGTGGGAGCATTTGGACCCGTAAACACGCCGGAGAATATGCACCAATACGTCTCCAATACTTTTGCTATGGAGCAGGTACGAGCCAGTTTTCAGCAAGAAGGAGCAACCTATTTTTTTGGCTGGAAGGACGGCGAGGCCATTGCCTACCTAAAGCTCAATGAAGGTGCTGCACAAACCGAAGGCGATCTGGAAAACGCGCTGGAAATAGAACGAATCTACGTCAAAGCTACCCATCAAGGACAAAATATTGGACAACAACTTTTGGCTTTTGCCCTCCATAAAGCCCGGCAAACCCATAAGTCTTGGCTCTGGCTCGGCGTCTGGGATCAAAATAAAGCAGCGATCCGGTTTTATGAGCGCCACGGATTCTCTACTTTTGGTCAGCACGAATTTTATCTCGGTAGCGATTTTCAAAATGACCTGCTGATGAGACTAAAACTATAA
- a CDS encoding SDR family NAD(P)-dependent oxidoreductase: MSTAIIIGAGPGLGFALAQKFGQKGFAIALLARSEDNLKAFAQTLSEQGITTSTHAVDITDFSALRQTLRAIAQKDTVEVVIYNAVKKQFNSPLELDVEEMVDAYRMDVAGALLSVQTILPFMQENDEGTFLFTGGGAALHRWMQAPTISIAKAGIRSLAFMLAEELKESPIQVGTITIFGTIKENTAFDPNKIAAVYYQHYQQGVPEVEVQFKG, translated from the coding sequence ATGTCGACTGCTATTATCATTGGTGCTGGCCCGGGCCTTGGGTTCGCCCTCGCCCAGAAATTTGGCCAAAAGGGTTTCGCTATCGCTTTATTAGCCAGGAGCGAAGATAACCTCAAGGCTTTTGCCCAAACGCTAAGTGAGCAAGGCATTACTACCAGTACCCACGCCGTCGATATCACGGATTTTTCGGCCTTACGGCAAACTTTACGCGCCATTGCGCAAAAAGACACGGTAGAAGTGGTGATCTACAATGCGGTAAAGAAGCAATTCAATAGCCCCTTGGAGCTGGATGTGGAAGAAATGGTAGATGCCTATCGTATGGACGTAGCTGGTGCACTGCTGAGTGTACAAACCATCCTTCCCTTTATGCAGGAAAATGACGAAGGGACTTTCCTCTTCACTGGAGGAGGTGCAGCTCTCCATCGCTGGATGCAAGCCCCAACCATTAGCATCGCTAAGGCAGGCATTCGCAGTCTGGCGTTCATGCTGGCCGAAGAGTTGAAAGAGAGTCCTATCCAGGTGGGAACCATCACCATTTTTGGCACTATCAAAGAAAATACCGCCTTCGATCCCAACAAAATTGCAGCGGTCTATTATCAACACTACCAACAAGGGGTGCCGGAGGTGGAGGTGCAGTTTAAGGGGTAG
- a CDS encoding TetR/AcrR family transcriptional regulator: MWLNMAIDKETLILEVARKHFVQRGYAATRMQDIADEAESNKALLHYYFRSKEKLYHEITVRILDTIIPRFAQALTIDGTFWERLEAMVGSYVNLLQEQPDIPFFIMSEVSQKQERFIEELKKRSQYFPALQGFIVLMHQEMEAGNIRTVPPIHLMLNIMGMTVFPFLAKPFLTTVFNVSDQDFSLLMEERKDIILSFLRAALKPG; this comes from the coding sequence TTGTGGTTAAATATGGCAATAGACAAAGAAACATTGATCCTGGAAGTAGCGCGTAAACACTTTGTACAAAGAGGTTATGCAGCTACGCGCATGCAAGATATCGCTGACGAAGCAGAAAGCAACAAGGCTTTGCTTCATTACTATTTTCGGTCTAAGGAAAAACTGTACCACGAAATTACAGTACGTATCTTGGACACGATAATCCCCCGGTTTGCGCAGGCATTAACGATTGATGGTACTTTTTGGGAAAGACTCGAAGCCATGGTAGGTTCTTATGTGAATTTGCTCCAGGAACAACCTGATATTCCGTTTTTCATCATGTCTGAAGTGAGTCAAAAACAGGAGCGGTTCATTGAAGAGCTCAAAAAAAGAAGCCAATATTTTCCTGCTTTACAAGGGTTTATTGTACTAATGCACCAGGAAATGGAAGCAGGTAATATCCGTACTGTTCCTCCTATTCATTTAATGCTCAACATTATGGGAATGACGGTTTTTCCTTTCCTGGCCAAGCCATTTTTAACAACCGTATTTAATGTTTCTGATCAAGACTTTTCTTTGCTTATGGAAGAACGTAAAGACATTATTTTAAGCTTTTTGCGAGCTGCCTTAAAGCCAGGTTGA
- a CDS encoding TolC family protein, which translates to MRIKIYCCLLLSFSASWLGGQSNETSSLSLTDAYHLLEERYPLLRNGVLLQQIEKNQWAQINAESKPVISLKADGRLQSETINLESDNPMTPLNISRPLVSAQTYLDASYVLLDGGFKEARQNLVAAQTKAELQQQEVDRFQLRERINQLFLVISGLRQQEVLFDLSKKDLEAHQEQVRAGVEYGVLLPTELTQLLVKEQELLAQQDNLNFQIAGAIQSLEQLLDLQLSPDVTLIYPELGAAQLPPAIQRPEQQLFQLKQEAILAQVQLTESERKPKLQVFAQAGVGYPNPLNLLDGNVAPYGIVGAGFSWKLIDWDKTRLQKETFQLQAVQLQNALATFEFNLDQGEAQYHAEMDRIHAQIIRDETIANLQAEILEQMAVQLDEGVITSADYVNQLNAELRARQNKAVHEVQLLQTQLNFWNSRGGF; encoded by the coding sequence ATGCGTATAAAGATTTATTGCTGCCTTTTGCTCTCCTTCAGTGCCAGTTGGCTGGGGGGGCAGAGCAATGAAACGAGCAGTCTATCCCTAACCGATGCCTATCACCTACTGGAAGAACGCTATCCATTGTTACGAAACGGCGTCTTGCTCCAACAGATCGAAAAGAACCAGTGGGCACAGATTAATGCGGAAAGCAAGCCCGTAATTTCCCTGAAAGCGGATGGACGCTTACAGTCGGAAACCATCAACCTGGAGAGCGACAATCCTATGACGCCCTTGAACATCAGTCGTCCACTGGTCAGTGCGCAGACTTACCTGGATGCCTCTTATGTTTTACTGGATGGTGGATTTAAGGAAGCTCGTCAAAATTTGGTTGCAGCTCAAACCAAGGCAGAACTTCAACAGCAAGAAGTTGACCGCTTCCAGTTGCGCGAACGCATCAATCAATTGTTTTTGGTCATCAGTGGGCTCCGGCAGCAGGAAGTATTATTCGATTTATCCAAGAAAGACCTCGAGGCACACCAAGAGCAGGTACGAGCAGGCGTAGAATACGGCGTGCTATTACCCACTGAATTAACCCAGCTTTTGGTTAAAGAACAAGAACTATTGGCGCAGCAGGATAACCTAAATTTCCAGATCGCTGGTGCTATTCAAAGTTTGGAACAATTACTAGACCTCCAACTCAGCCCTGATGTAACATTGATTTATCCCGAACTGGGTGCCGCCCAATTACCTCCTGCCATCCAACGCCCCGAGCAGCAGCTTTTTCAGTTGAAGCAAGAAGCCATTCTAGCCCAGGTACAACTGACCGAAAGTGAGCGCAAACCCAAGCTTCAGGTTTTTGCCCAAGCAGGTGTTGGTTATCCCAATCCGCTGAACTTGCTCGACGGCAACGTCGCTCCTTATGGTATCGTAGGAGCCGGCTTTAGCTGGAAGCTCATCGACTGGGACAAAACCCGTTTGCAGAAAGAAACTTTTCAGCTCCAAGCTGTCCAGCTCCAAAATGCCCTTGCAACCTTTGAATTCAACCTGGATCAGGGAGAAGCTCAATACCATGCAGAAATGGATCGCATCCATGCGCAGATTATCCGCGATGAAACAATTGCCAACCTCCAAGCGGAGATTTTGGAACAGATGGCGGTACAGTTGGACGAGGGTGTTATCACATCCGCCGATTATGTCAACCAGCTAAATGCTGAATTGCGTGCCCGCCAAAATAAGGCTGTCCATGAAGTTCAGTTACTACAAACGCAGTTGAATTTCTGGAATAGTAGGGGAGGGTTTTGA
- a CDS encoding HlyD family secretion protein, whose amino-acid sequence MNKISFLLLALTLAACQPEAPRSDAYGNFEATTILISAEANGQLTSFLVEEGQQIKEGQFIGLVDTTLLHLQREQVRAQIGTLPAKLQNSLAEIEVLDRQQDNLERERDRVARLVEKKAATPKQLDDLNGELTVIQQRIQAVRSNTNTANGAILAEKQPMLAQIALLDEQIRRAYLYSPASGTVLTKMAEPGEMVGIGSPLFRLGQLDTMRLRAYTSSHQLQNVSLGQKVEVLIDEGHEAYRQLSGTISWIADQAEFTPKTIQTKEDRVNLVYAFEVLVPNSEGKLKIGMPAEVNFTSSSTQATNQ is encoded by the coding sequence ATGAATAAAATATCTTTCCTCCTCCTCGCCCTCACCCTCGCGGCCTGCCAACCGGAAGCTCCTCGTTCTGATGCGTACGGAAATTTTGAGGCTACGACCATACTCATCAGCGCCGAAGCCAACGGCCAGCTTACTTCTTTCCTGGTGGAAGAAGGACAACAAATCAAAGAGGGGCAATTTATTGGCCTTGTCGATACGACACTCCTTCATTTACAGCGAGAACAAGTACGTGCCCAAATCGGTACCTTACCCGCGAAATTGCAAAACAGCCTGGCCGAGATCGAAGTACTGGATCGTCAGCAAGATAACCTCGAGCGTGAGCGCGACCGGGTAGCACGACTGGTAGAGAAAAAAGCCGCCACGCCCAAGCAGCTCGACGACCTAAACGGGGAGCTCACCGTCATCCAGCAGCGCATCCAGGCCGTACGCAGCAATACCAACACCGCCAATGGTGCGATCCTCGCCGAGAAGCAGCCCATGCTGGCACAGATCGCCCTGCTGGATGAACAAATCCGTCGCGCCTACCTCTACAGTCCGGCTTCAGGAACGGTGCTTACCAAAATGGCCGAGCCTGGTGAGATGGTGGGTATCGGCAGCCCCTTGTTTCGTTTGGGACAACTAGACACCATGCGCCTGCGTGCTTACACCAGCAGCCATCAGCTACAAAACGTAAGCCTGGGCCAGAAGGTAGAAGTACTTATTGATGAAGGCCATGAGGCTTACCGCCAACTCAGCGGCACCATCAGTTGGATCGCCGACCAGGCCGAATTCACCCCCAAAACTATTCAGACCAAAGAGGATAGGGTCAATCTGGTTTACGCTTTTGAAGTACTGGTTCCCAACTCCGAGGGTAAGTTAAAAATCGGCATGCCGGCAGAAGTCAACTTCACCTCCAGCAGTACCCAAGCCACAAATCAATAA
- a CDS encoding ABC transporter ATP-binding protein, which yields MGAVKIEQISKSFGEQIALQDINLNIAAGTLFGLIGPDGAGKSTLFKILTSLLLPDHGKATVAGLDTVADYQQIRRIIGYMPGKFSLYQDLTVEENLHFFATIFGTTIEENYHLIKDIYVQIEPFRKRRAGKLSGGMKQKLALCCALIHEPEVLFLDEPTTGVDAVSRAEFWDMLQRLKEHGITIIVSTPYMDEASRCEEIALIQEGQILQVDTPDNIRESYEQPLYAVKAKSFYQLLKDLRAAPFTKRVAPFGEYLHLTTSGYFPEKAIYNMLKEKQHEQIEVKRIKATIEDVFLELAAG from the coding sequence ATGGGAGCGGTAAAAATTGAGCAAATCAGCAAAAGCTTTGGGGAGCAGATAGCCCTACAGGATATCAACCTTAATATTGCGGCAGGCACCCTTTTTGGGCTCATCGGCCCCGATGGTGCGGGAAAATCAACCTTGTTTAAAATCCTTACCAGCTTGCTCCTACCAGACCATGGAAAAGCCACCGTTGCTGGCCTGGATACGGTTGCCGACTACCAGCAGATACGGCGAATTATTGGGTATATGCCCGGTAAATTTTCCCTTTATCAGGATCTTACAGTGGAAGAAAACTTGCATTTCTTCGCGACGATTTTCGGAACAACGATTGAGGAAAACTACCATCTCATCAAAGATATTTACGTACAGATTGAGCCTTTCCGTAAGCGAAGAGCAGGTAAACTCTCCGGCGGGATGAAGCAAAAACTGGCCCTGTGTTGTGCCCTGATCCACGAACCCGAAGTCCTTTTTTTGGATGAACCCACCACGGGGGTCGACGCCGTGAGTAGAGCAGAATTTTGGGATATGCTCCAACGCCTTAAAGAACACGGTATCACCATCATCGTGAGTACGCCCTACATGGACGAAGCCTCCCGCTGTGAAGAGATTGCACTGATCCAGGAAGGCCAGATCCTCCAGGTAGATACCCCCGACAATATTCGGGAAAGTTACGAGCAGCCGCTTTATGCCGTCAAGGCAAAGTCCTTTTATCAGTTGCTGAAAGACCTCAGGGCAGCCCCATTTACAAAAAGAGTTGCCCCTTTCGGTGAATACCTGCACCTGACCACCAGCGGTTATTTCCCCGAAAAAGCTATCTACAATATGCTCAAAGAAAAGCAACACGAACAGATCGAAGTAAAACGCATCAAGGCCACCATTGAAGATGTATTTCTGGAACTGGCGGCGGGGTAG
- a CDS encoding ABC transporter ATP-binding protein: MSYAIEAKNLTKRFGDFTAVDAISFSVARGEIFGFLGANGAGKTTAIKMLIGLSRPSDGEASIAGFDVYQETEKIKENIGYMSQKFSLYEDLTIAENIRFYGGIYGLNRRQIALKTIEITEELGLEAYAKRLVGDLPLGWKQRLAFAIAGVHDPKIIFLDEPTGGVDPTTRRQFWEMIYAAADRGVTIFVTTHYMDEAEYCNRISIMVDGRIEALGSPAELKQQFQTDTMDDVFLRLVRS; this comes from the coding sequence ATGTCCTACGCAATAGAAGCAAAAAATTTAACCAAGCGATTTGGAGATTTCACCGCCGTAGATGCGATCTCTTTTTCGGTAGCACGTGGCGAAATCTTTGGTTTCCTAGGGGCCAATGGCGCGGGAAAAACCACGGCCATCAAAATGCTCATCGGACTGAGTCGCCCCTCTGACGGCGAGGCCTCCATTGCTGGTTTTGATGTCTACCAGGAGACGGAAAAGATCAAGGAAAACATCGGCTACATGAGCCAAAAATTCAGCCTCTATGAAGACCTGACGATTGCTGAGAACATCCGCTTTTACGGAGGCATCTACGGACTCAACCGGCGACAGATAGCCCTCAAAACGATTGAAATCACGGAAGAGCTGGGCTTAGAAGCATACGCCAAGCGACTGGTGGGTGACCTGCCCCTGGGGTGGAAACAACGCCTGGCTTTTGCGATCGCAGGGGTGCATGATCCCAAGATCATCTTCCTCGACGAGCCTACGGGCGGTGTCGACCCTACTACCCGGCGGCAGTTCTGGGAGATGATCTATGCGGCAGCAGATCGCGGGGTGACCATTTTTGTGACCACCCATTATATGGACGAAGCAGAATACTGCAATCGTATCAGCATCATGGTCGACGGAAGAATCGAAGCTCTCGGCAGCCCTGCGGAATTAAAGCAACAATTCCAGACAGATACGATGGATGACGTCTTTTTGCGCTTGGTGCGCAGCTAA
- a CDS encoding ABC transporter permease, with protein sequence MIKIFIAFVRKELYHILRDPRTLAILFGMPVALVLIFGYTVTNEFKDASVAILNEANDELSYQLIEHLTASGNLKLVTTVNTTAELEQAFRANEVKMGIVIPAGFEDDFFGQRKADVQLIADATEPNYATTLTSYAQQMIATFQQNKNGSSGARPYLVSTETRMFYNPQLEGAYNFVPGTVALILMLICAMMTSLTIAKEKETGTMDLLLVSPLPPIIIILGKVTPYAVLSFIDAIIILFLGYYLFDVPVRGSLVLLLALVLLYLLVALALGVLISTKAPTQQVAMMTSMFTLLMPTMLLSGFLFPIASMPHLLQYISRIIPAKYFIQIEQAIMLKAAGWDAVAFPTLILFIMLIVLLTGAWRNFQVVYK encoded by the coding sequence ATGATAAAAATATTCATAGCCTTTGTGCGCAAAGAACTTTACCACATCCTGCGGGATCCCAGAACGCTGGCTATCCTGTTTGGTATGCCGGTGGCTTTGGTATTGATCTTTGGGTATACCGTCACCAACGAATTCAAAGATGCTTCGGTCGCAATTCTCAACGAGGCCAACGATGAGCTGAGCTACCAGCTCATCGAGCACCTTACAGCATCGGGCAACCTCAAGTTGGTCACTACGGTGAATACGACTGCTGAGCTGGAACAGGCCTTCCGAGCAAACGAGGTCAAAATGGGCATTGTTATTCCTGCTGGTTTTGAAGATGATTTCTTTGGGCAACGCAAGGCCGATGTCCAACTCATCGCCGATGCTACTGAACCCAACTACGCCACGACGCTCACTAGCTACGCACAGCAGATGATCGCTACTTTCCAGCAAAATAAAAATGGTAGTAGCGGTGCACGCCCTTACCTGGTGAGTACTGAAACCCGCATGTTTTACAACCCACAACTAGAAGGTGCCTACAATTTTGTTCCCGGTACTGTGGCCCTCATCCTCATGCTCATTTGTGCCATGATGACCTCCCTGACCATTGCCAAAGAGAAGGAGACCGGCACGATGGATCTGCTGCTGGTTTCTCCACTACCGCCGATTATCATTATTCTCGGCAAAGTCACCCCCTACGCGGTACTTTCCTTCATCGACGCCATCATCATTCTTTTTCTTGGTTACTATTTGTTCGATGTGCCAGTTCGCGGAAGCTTGGTGCTCTTGCTGGCTTTGGTACTGCTCTATCTGCTGGTAGCATTAGCCTTGGGCGTACTTATTTCTACCAAAGCCCCTACGCAGCAAGTTGCCATGATGACTTCCATGTTTACCTTGCTGATGCCTACGATGTTGCTCAGTGGGTTCCTCTTCCCTATTGCCAGTATGCCTCATTTGCTGCAATACATTTCCCGGATTATCCCGGCAAAGTATTTTATCCAAATCGAACAAGCCATTATGCTCAAAGCAGCAGGTTGGGACGCCGTTGCTTTCCCTACCCTCATCCTCTTCATCATGCTGATCGTACTCCTCACCGGTGCCTGGCGTAATTTCCAGGTCGTCTATAAATAA
- a CDS encoding ABC transporter permease — MQRLLYIIQKEFIQIFRNKAMLPMMTVVPIVQLIILSYAASNEVKDVRLAIVNEDHTASARLLIQKIEAADRFILVDFPASVAQGDEMLQTGEVDIVLTIPSQFEEHFYRDKKGNIQLLVNAINGQQASVGAAYLNIIIQSFNQELRSDLKMVSKGGLSPALINTPSSNWYNPDLNFKYFMAPGILGELVTILVMLLTAMNVVREREIGTIEQINVTPIKKWQFILGKLIPFLGIGLVLMTVGLTAAKLLFDIPMQGSLWIIFAYCVVNLSAVLGLGLFISNLSDTQQQALFTTFFFVIIFILMSGLFTPIESMPKWAQYLTIPNPIAHFVSVMRSVLLKGSNFWDVIYHFRVTVVLAVLFNTLAVLSYRKVE; from the coding sequence ATGCAACGACTCCTATATATAATCCAGAAGGAATTCATCCAAATCTTCCGCAATAAGGCCATGCTCCCCATGATGACGGTAGTGCCTATTGTGCAGTTGATCATTCTCTCGTACGCCGCCAGCAATGAGGTCAAAGATGTACGGCTGGCCATCGTCAACGAAGATCACACGGCCAGTGCGCGTTTGCTCATTCAAAAAATCGAAGCGGCCGACCGGTTCATCCTGGTAGACTTCCCTGCTTCCGTTGCTCAAGGCGACGAAATGCTACAGACGGGTGAAGTAGACATTGTACTCACCATTCCATCTCAATTTGAGGAACACTTTTATCGGGATAAAAAAGGTAACATTCAGCTACTTGTCAATGCTATCAATGGTCAACAAGCCAGTGTAGGAGCCGCGTATCTCAACATCATTATTCAATCCTTCAACCAAGAACTCCGATCCGACCTTAAAATGGTTAGTAAAGGAGGCCTGTCTCCTGCTTTAATCAATACCCCTTCCTCCAACTGGTACAATCCTGATCTGAATTTCAAATACTTTATGGCACCTGGCATTCTGGGCGAGCTGGTCACCATCCTGGTCATGCTCCTCACGGCGATGAACGTCGTACGAGAACGCGAAATCGGCACCATCGAGCAAATCAACGTTACCCCCATCAAAAAGTGGCAGTTCATTCTGGGCAAGCTCATCCCGTTTTTGGGCATTGGCCTGGTGCTGATGACCGTTGGGTTGACTGCTGCGAAGCTCCTTTTTGACATTCCAATGCAGGGAAGTTTGTGGATCATCTTCGCCTATTGTGTCGTCAACCTTTCCGCAGTTTTGGGCTTGGGCTTGTTCATTTCCAACCTTTCGGATACGCAACAGCAAGCCCTTTTTACGACTTTCTTTTTCGTCATTATTTTTATCCTTATGAGTGGTTTGTTTACTCCTATTGAGAGCATGCCCAAGTGGGCACAGTACCTTACCATTCCCAATCCTATCGCCCATTTTGTGAGCGTCATGCGGTCGGTATTGCTCAAAGGCAGTAATTTTTGGGATGTTATTTATCACTTTAGGGTCACTGTAGTCTTAGCCGTGTTGTTCAATACTTTGGCGGTTTTGAGTTATCGTAAGGTGGAATAA
- a CDS encoding NADPH-dependent FMN reductase produces MHILTLSGSARPGSSNQKLLEAIAMAFPDYHFSHFAGLAELPLFLPDLDHAPWPQPVVEWRAALQSATAVIITTPEYIHNLPALLKNALEWIASSGELVGKPVLPITFTPNMPRGERAMQSLVWSLGALDARIVAELPLYQNELIREGQHLLLPAEEQEMIGEALRLLAG; encoded by the coding sequence ATGCATATTCTGACGCTCTCCGGTTCAGCTCGTCCAGGTTCTTCCAACCAAAAATTGTTAGAAGCTATCGCAATGGCTTTTCCCGACTATCATTTTTCCCATTTTGCAGGCTTGGCGGAACTTCCTCTTTTTTTGCCCGATCTTGATCATGCTCCCTGGCCTCAGCCGGTAGTGGAATGGAGAGCTGCACTGCAGTCGGCTACTGCGGTGATCATCACCACGCCCGAATATATTCACAACCTTCCGGCCCTACTCAAAAATGCGCTGGAGTGGATTGCTAGTTCGGGTGAATTGGTGGGCAAACCAGTATTACCCATCACTTTTACGCCCAATATGCCTCGGGGTGAGCGTGCTATGCAGTCGCTGGTCTGGTCCCTTGGAGCACTTGATGCCCGAATTGTGGCAGAGCTTCCCCTGTACCAGAATGAGCTGATCAGGGAAGGTCAGCACCTGCTGCTGCCAGCAGAGGAACAGGAAATGATAGGAGAGGCACTGCGGCTGCTGGCGGGGTGA